A single window of Sphingobacterium sp. ML3W DNA harbors:
- a CDS encoding TetR/AcrR family transcriptional regulator produces the protein MANADLKRIKILEAATRRFAHFGMAKTTMSEIATDLNFSKALLYYYFPDKNSLYSAVFEYVIDKMVQDIKLKIDTCNDFEEMLMYTIDKRVEIINQYYNLFEYTINMVKELPEELERVFKESFVREVDLIGEILTLGVEKDEIEVADIEGTARILLYSLLGMRMGILKDIKNMLFPTKDEFDVILSLQKKMMKIFLKGLRK, from the coding sequence ATGGCAAATGCAGATTTAAAAAGGATTAAGATATTGGAGGCGGCTACACGTCGTTTTGCTCATTTTGGTATGGCAAAAACGACTATGTCTGAGATTGCAACAGATTTGAATTTTTCAAAAGCACTTCTTTACTATTATTTTCCAGATAAAAACAGTCTATATTCAGCTGTATTTGAGTATGTAATAGATAAGATGGTTCAGGATATTAAATTGAAAATCGATACTTGTAACGACTTTGAAGAAATGCTGATGTATACCATTGACAAACGAGTTGAAATCATCAATCAATATTACAACTTATTTGAATATACGATCAATATGGTTAAGGAGCTTCCTGAAGAGTTGGAACGTGTATTCAAAGAATCTTTTGTTAGAGAAGTTGATCTTATTGGAGAAATTCTAACTTTAGGTGTAGAGAAAGATGAAATAGAAGTGGCTGATATTGAAGGTACAGCTCGGATTCTTCTCTATTCTCTATTAGGGATGAGGATGGGTATATTGAAGGATATAAAAAATATGCTTTTCCCAACTAAAGATGAATTTGATGTGATTTTAAGTCTACAAAAAAAGATGATGAAGATATTCTTAAAAGGTTTAAGAAAGTAG
- a CDS encoding YpdA family putative bacillithiol disulfide reductase produces the protein MQDNHYDIIIVGGGPIGLACALEASLNNLSYVILEKGCLVNSLYHYPQNMTFFSSSDRLEIGDIPFVTTLPKPKRSEALEYYRRIQQKFKLNIKLFEQVTVIDKHNDIFNTKTTKNIYTSKYVIIATGFYDIPMLLNIPGENLDKVKHYYQDPHYYANQKVIVVGASNSSIDAALETFRKGADVTLVIRGKEISPRVKYWVKPDIENRILAGEIRVFYNSSLSEISESHAHIQTQDGEVILENDFVLALTGYKPNFKFLKSAGINIANESPCQPEHDPDTMETNVDGLYLAGVVCGGLNTHLWFIENSRIHAQQILTDIKQKEENLLS, from the coding sequence ATGCAAGATAATCATTACGATATCATTATTGTAGGTGGAGGCCCAATTGGACTTGCCTGTGCTTTAGAAGCTTCTCTGAATAACCTTTCCTATGTAATCTTAGAAAAGGGATGCCTTGTCAATTCGTTGTATCATTACCCGCAAAACATGACTTTTTTTTCCTCATCGGATCGATTAGAGATTGGCGACATTCCATTTGTAACCACACTTCCGAAGCCCAAGAGATCCGAAGCCCTAGAATATTATCGTCGCATTCAACAGAAATTCAAGTTAAACATTAAATTGTTCGAACAAGTGACCGTTATCGACAAGCATAATGATATTTTTAATACAAAAACCACTAAAAATATTTACACCTCTAAATACGTCATTATAGCAACCGGATTTTACGATATCCCAATGCTACTCAATATACCAGGTGAAAATCTTGATAAAGTAAAACACTATTATCAAGATCCGCACTATTATGCAAACCAAAAAGTTATTGTAGTAGGTGCCAGTAACTCGTCAATAGATGCAGCGCTTGAAACATTTAGAAAAGGTGCAGATGTTACACTGGTTATTCGGGGTAAAGAAATAAGTCCAAGAGTAAAATACTGGGTCAAACCTGATATTGAAAACAGAATTTTAGCTGGTGAGATTCGTGTATTTTATAACAGCAGTTTAAGTGAGATAAGCGAGTCCCATGCCCATATTCAGACTCAAGATGGTGAAGTTATTTTAGAAAACGATTTTGTTTTGGCACTAACAGGCTATAAACCTAACTTTAAGTTCCTTAAATCAGCAGGAATTAACATCGCAAACGAGTCGCCTTGTCAACCTGAACATGACCCTGATACTATGGAGACCAATGTAGATGGGCTTTACCTAGCTGGTGTTGTCTGCGGCGGATTAAATACGCACTTGTGGTTTATTGAGAATTCGCGCATTCACGCACAACAAATTCTAACTGATATTAAGCAGAAAGAAGAAAATCTACTTTCTTAA
- a CDS encoding PfkB family carbohydrate kinase — protein sequence MSLVVMGTVAFDAIETPFGKTDKIVGGAGTFAALSASFLYDNVKLVGVIGEDFGDDNLNIITSKGIVVEGIQIIEGGKSFFWAGKYHNDMNSRDTITTELNVLADFDPIIPESYQDCEFLLLGNATPQVQMTTLNRLKNKPKLVVLDTMNFWMDIAMDDLKAVLNHVDVLTINDGEARQLSGEYSLVKAAEVILQMGPKYLIIKKGEHGALLFGEGQIFSAPALPLAEVFDPTGAGDAFAGGFIGYLAKVKTINFTNMKNATIYGSALASFCVEKFGTERLQTLTQEEIEARLKAFVALAKFEF from the coding sequence ATGAGTTTAGTAGTAATGGGCACGGTAGCATTCGACGCTATCGAAACACCTTTTGGTAAAACAGATAAAATTGTTGGCGGAGCTGGTACTTTTGCAGCCCTTTCAGCATCTTTCTTATATGATAACGTCAAATTAGTAGGCGTAATTGGTGAAGATTTCGGAGATGATAACTTAAATATCATTACTAGTAAAGGTATAGTTGTTGAGGGGATTCAAATCATTGAAGGCGGAAAATCATTTTTCTGGGCTGGTAAGTATCATAATGATATGAATAGCCGTGATACCATCACGACAGAATTAAATGTATTGGCAGATTTTGACCCAATTATTCCTGAATCTTATCAAGATTGTGAATTCTTATTGTTGGGTAACGCTACTCCTCAAGTTCAAATGACGACTTTAAATCGCCTAAAAAACAAACCTAAATTGGTTGTTTTGGATACCATGAATTTCTGGATGGATATTGCAATGGATGATTTGAAAGCAGTATTGAACCATGTTGATGTATTAACGATCAATGATGGTGAAGCTCGTCAATTGTCAGGTGAATATTCGTTAGTGAAAGCTGCAGAAGTTATTTTACAAATGGGACCAAAATATCTAATCATCAAAAAAGGTGAGCACGGTGCATTATTATTTGGTGAAGGACAGATTTTCTCAGCGCCTGCATTACCATTGGCTGAGGTATTTGATCCAACTGGTGCTGGTGATGCATTTGCAGGTGGCTTTATTGGCTATTTAGCAAAAGTAAAAACAATCAACTTTACAAATATGAAGAATGCTACTATTTATGGGTCGGCATTAGCATCTTTCTGTGTTGAGAAATTCGGTACTGAGCGATTACAAACGTTGACTCAGGAAGAGATTGAAGCTAGATTGAAAGCATTTGTCGCGTTGGCTAAGTTTGAATTTTAA
- the murB gene encoding UDP-N-acetylmuramate dehydrogenase, giving the protein MHINIQSAISLKKYNTFGIEEIATNFIEITDPIQLLSAFEEGIFEKDFLTLGGGSNILFTKPYQGYIIKINIRGIQATTLKQDIFITASAGEIWNDLVWYCINNNYNGLENMALIPGTVGASPVQNIGAYGTELMNIFYSCVAFDTLEGVFRIFHNEDCKFSYRDSIFKSEQKGRYIITEVTYKLDTLPSINTTYGAISKELENRNITNPTIRDIAEVVSAIRVEKLPDPSTVGNAGSFFKNPIISLEQYNRLKELFPNIISFTMPNNQIKLAAGWLIEQCEWKGKVVGQAGVWKNQALVLINIHSATGNEIFELSSKIINDVYQKFNVKLEREVNIF; this is encoded by the coding sequence ATGCATATAAATATACAATCAGCTATTTCATTAAAAAAATATAATACATTTGGTATTGAGGAAATTGCTACAAATTTCATTGAAATAACCGACCCCATACAACTACTAAGTGCATTTGAAGAAGGTATATTCGAGAAGGATTTTCTAACATTGGGAGGAGGAAGTAATATTTTATTTACCAAGCCATACCAAGGTTATATCATAAAAATAAATATTAGAGGAATACAAGCGACAACACTTAAGCAAGATATTTTTATTACTGCTTCAGCAGGAGAAATATGGAACGATCTGGTATGGTACTGTATAAACAATAATTATAATGGCCTAGAAAACATGGCACTCATCCCTGGTACAGTCGGCGCCTCCCCTGTTCAAAACATTGGAGCCTATGGAACCGAACTCATGAATATCTTCTACAGTTGCGTAGCTTTTGATACGTTAGAAGGGGTATTTCGAATTTTCCACAATGAGGATTGCAAATTTTCTTACAGAGATAGTATCTTTAAATCCGAGCAAAAAGGACGATACATTATCACTGAAGTAACCTATAAGCTAGATACTTTACCATCCATAAATACTACGTATGGGGCAATAAGTAAGGAATTAGAAAATAGAAATATCACCAATCCTACAATTCGAGATATCGCTGAAGTTGTCTCTGCTATCCGTGTAGAAAAATTACCTGACCCAAGCACAGTTGGAAATGCAGGAAGTTTTTTCAAAAACCCCATCATATCCTTAGAACAATATAACAGATTAAAAGAATTATTCCCGAATATAATTAGTTTTACCATGCCTAACAATCAAATTAAGCTCGCTGCTGGGTGGCTTATTGAACAGTGTGAATGGAAGGGTAAGGTTGTAGGACAAGCTGGTGTCTGGAAGAATCAAGCTCTTGTACTAATAAATATACATTCTGCTACAGGAAATGAAATTTTTGAACTATCGTCTAAAATAATAAACGATGTTTATCAAAAATTCAATGTAAAATTAGAACGCGAAGTAAACATTTTTTGA
- a CDS encoding cytochrome b5 domain-containing protein: MDNYENLTVYSKSKLALRNGQDRPEIWVAFRGLIYDVTDSRLWRAGKHYEHWAGQDLTEELAEAPHSDQVFIKFPIIGKIG, from the coding sequence ATGGATAATTATGAAAATCTTACGGTGTACTCGAAGTCTAAATTAGCATTAAGAAATGGCCAAGATAGACCTGAGATATGGGTTGCATTTAGAGGATTAATATATGATGTCACCGATAGTCGACTGTGGAGAGCAGGCAAACATTACGAACATTGGGCAGGTCAAGACCTAACTGAGGAGCTTGCAGAAGCTCCTCATTCAGATCAAGTATTTATAAAATTTCCTATTATCGGAAAGATTGGATAA
- a CDS encoding RNA polymerase sigma factor has protein sequence MTKYEFNSLVLEQSDSLKHYARKFTNDSEDANDLVQDTLLKAVTYFNNFREGTNLKGWLYTIMKNTFINNYRRIVKTNSFITKEEEISNANLILSASKNQGENKFVMEDIHMALSKLSEDYYIPFSMYFEGYKYHEISEHLSIPIGTVKTRIHIARKVMKKSLSTYKLID, from the coding sequence ATGACTAAGTATGAATTCAACTCATTAGTATTAGAGCAATCAGACTCTCTAAAACACTACGCAAGAAAGTTTACGAACGATAGCGAGGACGCTAACGATTTGGTGCAGGACACACTGCTAAAGGCTGTTACTTACTTTAACAATTTCAGAGAAGGGACAAATCTCAAAGGATGGTTATATACCATTATGAAGAACACGTTTATAAACAATTATAGACGAATTGTTAAAACAAACTCCTTCATAACCAAAGAAGAAGAGATTTCAAATGCAAATCTAATCTTATCTGCATCTAAAAATCAAGGAGAAAATAAATTTGTTATGGAAGATATCCACATGGCTCTTTCAAAACTTTCTGAAGATTATTATATCCCATTTAGCATGTACTTCGAAGGATATAAGTATCATGAAATATCAGAGCATTTATCCATACCAATTGGCACTGTTAAAACGCGAATACATATTGCTCGAAAAGTAATGAAAAAATCATTATCGACCTATAAGCTTATCGATTAA
- the mgtE gene encoding magnesium transporter, whose amino-acid sequence MEELEMQVEQIEQFIESKDNDGLQAYLNELNISDVEALIDELPEYGHIFIETLNLNRAVNVFRILDFPTQERIFKKLSGTKISELINEMPPDDRTSFFSELKDGDVVKQLIILLPPQDRKEALSLLGYPEDSVGRLMTPDYITVKPHWNIIRILEHIRRYGKNSETIDVLYVIDAAGKLIDDIRIKDVLMADPNVVVGELIDNRLISLNANDPQEEAINIFRMNNRVALPVIDEQGIMLGIVTIDDILWVANEEYTEDMQRFGGTEALDEPYLDVSIVNLVKKRSGWLVVLFFGQLLTATVIEHFEHQLASAIMLFALMPLIISSGGNSGSQASTLIIQAMALGEVTIGDWWRVMKRELVSGFLLGLILGVLGFIRIMTWQAFSHVYGEHWVLVGLVVSLSLVGVVLWGSLMGSMLPFILRRLGADPASSSAPFVSTLVDVTGLLIYFTFAVLLLKGVLI is encoded by the coding sequence ATGGAAGAATTGGAAATGCAGGTAGAACAAATCGAACAGTTCATTGAGTCGAAGGATAATGATGGATTACAAGCATATTTAAATGAGCTAAATATTTCAGATGTAGAGGCGCTAATTGATGAGCTTCCTGAATATGGCCATATATTCATAGAGACCCTAAATTTGAACCGTGCGGTTAATGTGTTTCGTATCTTGGATTTCCCGACACAAGAACGTATTTTTAAAAAGCTTTCCGGTACTAAAATCAGTGAATTAATCAATGAAATGCCCCCCGATGATAGAACTTCCTTTTTTAGTGAGTTGAAGGATGGGGATGTAGTGAAGCAATTGATTATTCTACTGCCTCCACAAGATCGTAAAGAAGCCCTTTCTTTATTAGGTTATCCTGAAGATAGTGTTGGTCGTTTGATGACACCCGATTATATCACGGTGAAACCACATTGGAATATTATTCGCATTTTAGAGCATATCCGTAGGTATGGGAAGAATTCGGAGACGATTGATGTTTTGTATGTTATTGATGCAGCAGGTAAATTGATTGATGATATCCGGATTAAAGATGTACTCATGGCCGATCCAAATGTTGTTGTTGGTGAGCTTATTGATAATCGTCTCATTTCTTTAAATGCCAATGATCCCCAAGAAGAAGCCATTAATATTTTCCGGATGAACAATCGAGTGGCCTTGCCAGTAATCGATGAACAGGGGATTATGTTGGGAATTGTTACGATTGATGATATACTATGGGTGGCAAATGAGGAGTATACCGAGGATATGCAACGATTTGGGGGAACTGAAGCCTTGGACGAACCTTATCTGGATGTTTCAATAGTTAACTTGGTCAAAAAGCGTTCTGGCTGGTTGGTGGTATTATTTTTCGGACAACTACTCACGGCGACCGTTATTGAGCATTTTGAGCACCAATTGGCGAGTGCTATCATGTTATTTGCTTTAATGCCACTCATTATATCGAGCGGGGGTAATAGTGGCTCGCAGGCGTCTACATTGATTATTCAAGCAATGGCTCTAGGTGAGGTAACGATAGGGGATTGGTGGCGAGTCATGAAACGAGAACTTGTTTCTGGATTCTTACTCGGATTGATTCTTGGTGTCCTCGGATTTATCCGAATCATGACCTGGCAAGCTTTTTCACATGTTTACGGTGAACATTGGGTTTTGGTAGGACTTGTGGTGAGCTTGTCATTAGTAGGCGTTGTCCTATGGGGGTCGTTGATGGGATCGATGCTTCCTTTTATATTGAGGAGACTCGGAGCTGATCCCGCTAGCTCTTCCGCTCCATTTGTATCAACTTTGGTAGATGTAACCGGCCTGTTAATTTACTTTACATTTGCTGTTTTACTCTTAAAGGGTGTTTTGATCTAA
- a CDS encoding TolB family protein: MKTYWLTILLSILTFHIGICQIFEDSQAPPSQKWHQIDCQEFRLIFPIEMKNGAITLAHQIETYLKISSRDLQVTPRKISLILQNTQLQPNGFVQLAPRKSELYSSPTPEPDNQEWLPNLALHELRHVVQFDKLTGKLKAPFLEQLALAIYGLTLPSWYFEGDATWTETHYSKGGRGKLPSFEMPLKANESANKKYKFEKYLLGSYRDKVPSYYTIGYFMTHYLKQNFKENFEPELYDNLKKNILTPYNFSRSLKKMTGYNNSGLFTRTMNDLNHKWRTDISEKDLYEIIEPKSSKNYQDWLLPKRDENNNLLALLQSANNTSKIVKIDTNNRISTLINIGSQITPNYDFRNNMITWDEQKRDLRYTKRTYNVINIYHLKTAKYEQISFKSRYYYPIIHPFKQEILAIEVDLGNQTSISIIDINTKKVLKNIPMDADIFLQQPCFNADGTKIIAIAISNKGTNLVEIPLDSTQMTFLQDWGNEQFERPQYIDENNILFKAQYGGEDNLFQYNKQSKITSKLTRAPFGAFNPTYNPEHNEILFNNYQHNGYKISKITLNNQSNEETRPTPYRGNEELNNKHIEITTDSSTAYIVSPYKGISRTFNFHSLSLSNTNFESLDNFRPGIFWLSNNILNTTQLVMGYEYDTDIKKSIYSATLNYNKYLPKFTLKYENKGQIGTATIANKADSTLNFDWREHDVSAQIAIPLGYYKRNYSYSTGFNFATSYLQRYNISIRNLNNFTSKVLLPLTYQFYWNRNAMMAKMDITPKWGQNFSITYRHLPFEDQLQGNIFSIRTGFYTPGFLSNHGFQLRFAYQKASGQYQYSNDIPTISGYGYYKYEKIKNTLLLNYRFPISYPDWAIGGLTYIKRIKGGVFADYQNIHQQSNASPKSFGLAISADFNAFRFPLPNFEAALKLTYINDITATQKVVPTFSLNYTY; encoded by the coding sequence ATGAAAACATACTGGTTAACAATTCTATTATCAATTTTAACTTTTCATATCGGAATCTGTCAAATTTTTGAAGATAGTCAAGCACCTCCGTCTCAAAAATGGCATCAAATAGACTGTCAGGAATTTAGGCTTATCTTCCCCATCGAGATGAAAAATGGTGCTATTACCTTAGCGCATCAAATTGAAACGTATTTAAAAATTAGTAGTAGAGACCTTCAAGTAACGCCAAGAAAGATTTCATTAATTCTACAAAACACACAGCTGCAACCCAATGGTTTTGTTCAGCTTGCCCCTAGAAAATCCGAACTCTATAGCAGCCCTACACCAGAACCCGACAACCAAGAATGGCTTCCCAATCTCGCACTACACGAACTTAGACACGTCGTTCAGTTCGATAAATTGACAGGCAAGCTCAAAGCTCCTTTTCTAGAACAACTAGCACTCGCGATTTATGGACTCACACTCCCTTCTTGGTACTTCGAAGGGGATGCAACATGGACAGAAACCCACTATTCAAAAGGAGGAAGAGGAAAACTACCATCCTTTGAAATGCCTCTAAAAGCAAATGAAAGCGCTAATAAAAAATATAAATTTGAAAAATACTTATTGGGTTCATATCGTGACAAAGTACCAAGCTATTATACAATAGGTTATTTTATGACCCATTATCTAAAACAAAATTTCAAGGAAAACTTTGAACCGGAATTGTACGATAATCTTAAGAAAAATATACTCACACCTTACAATTTTAGCCGATCGCTAAAAAAAATGACCGGCTACAACAATAGTGGCTTATTCACGAGAACCATGAACGACCTCAATCATAAATGGCGTACAGATATAAGCGAGAAAGACCTCTATGAGATAATAGAGCCCAAATCAAGCAAAAACTACCAAGACTGGCTTTTACCTAAAAGAGATGAAAACAATAACTTATTAGCCTTATTACAATCAGCTAATAACACCTCCAAAATCGTTAAAATAGACACCAACAACCGTATTTCAACACTCATAAACATTGGGAGTCAAATCACACCAAATTACGATTTCAGGAATAACATGATTACTTGGGACGAACAAAAAAGAGATTTACGCTATACAAAAAGGACCTATAATGTCATCAATATCTACCATTTAAAGACAGCAAAATACGAACAAATAAGTTTCAAAAGCAGGTATTATTACCCGATAATTCACCCTTTCAAGCAAGAAATATTAGCTATTGAAGTAGACTTAGGCAACCAAACATCCATTAGCATAATCGATATCAATACGAAGAAAGTATTGAAAAATATCCCAATGGATGCCGATATATTCTTACAACAACCGTGTTTTAATGCAGATGGTACTAAAATCATTGCCATTGCAATCTCAAATAAAGGAACTAACTTAGTGGAAATACCACTTGATTCCACACAAATGACATTCCTCCAAGATTGGGGAAACGAACAGTTTGAAAGACCACAATATATCGATGAGAACAACATCCTGTTCAAAGCACAATATGGCGGTGAAGATAATTTATTCCAATATAATAAACAGTCAAAAATAACCTCCAAATTAACTCGCGCTCCTTTCGGAGCATTCAATCCGACTTATAACCCCGAGCATAATGAAATACTTTTCAATAATTATCAGCACAATGGATATAAAATATCCAAAATAACCTTAAACAACCAAAGCAACGAGGAAACTCGACCGACACCTTATCGCGGCAACGAGGAACTCAACAACAAACACATTGAAATCACCACCGATAGCTCGACTGCCTATATCGTGAGTCCTTATAAAGGTATTTCCAGAACATTCAACTTCCATAGCCTTTCATTAAGCAACACCAATTTTGAAAGCTTAGACAATTTTAGACCTGGTATTTTCTGGCTATCAAATAATATACTCAATACAACACAATTAGTAATGGGTTATGAATATGACACAGATATCAAAAAATCAATCTATTCCGCGACATTAAATTACAATAAATACCTCCCAAAATTCACCCTAAAATATGAAAACAAAGGGCAAATCGGGACAGCTACTATCGCCAATAAAGCGGATAGCACGCTCAACTTTGACTGGAGAGAACATGATGTATCCGCACAAATTGCAATACCCCTAGGATATTACAAACGCAACTATAGCTACAGCACAGGTTTCAATTTTGCTACATCATACCTACAACGATACAATATAAGTATCAGAAACCTCAATAACTTTACCTCAAAAGTATTGTTACCGTTAACGTATCAATTTTATTGGAATAGGAATGCGATGATGGCAAAAATGGATATAACTCCAAAATGGGGACAAAATTTTAGCATTACCTACCGGCACCTTCCCTTTGAAGATCAGCTACAAGGAAATATATTTTCAATCAGAACGGGCTTCTATACCCCTGGTTTTTTAAGCAATCATGGTTTTCAACTGAGATTCGCCTATCAAAAAGCATCGGGTCAGTATCAATATAGCAATGACATCCCCACCATCAGTGGATATGGATATTACAAGTACGAGAAAATTAAAAACACGTTATTGCTGAACTACAGGTTCCCCATCAGCTACCCAGACTGGGCAATTGGAGGGTTGACTTATATTAAACGTATTAAAGGTGGTGTGTTTGCTGATTATCAAAATATCCATCAGCAATCCAATGCGAGTCCAAAATCTTTTGGTTTAGCAATTTCTGCTGATTTTAACGCATTCCGATTCCCATTACCCAATTTCGAAGCAGCTCTTAAACTAACCTATATCAATGACATAACAGCGACACAAAAAGTTGTTCCCACATTCAGCTTAAATTATACTTATTAA